The Methanoculleus thermophilus genome contains a region encoding:
- a CDS encoding ligand-gated ion channel — protein sequence MSAETGWPVGGLGDRAHTVWRVLFLALLLAALAGTVTAEDDAIVQDLAGRIEPGQAIVYDLDLQEGWTLYAYAKGSSGNLDPFLAVARPDLNASRVRTEFATDVTRSLAAGQDPFEAIPEIAGRYFLAWNDDTNGTYDSALQYRVPADGDYLLIVIGSPAKRGQTFGDYRLLVGIDAPQVLTGQAEPTGAAVAVLNSSASRPRVGVREVTGNLSVNSSSTFYTLGGVEANDTFYAFIEATSGDLVPAMILRDYGGKPLAAAASVPGTRSAVLQYTFSGASSNNRLEVLASPLNGANTTGDFRLLAGLNAPGVLAGTEPPGGVAVLREPIRVKVGIELEQITNVDQVGENFAVVANIWMEWNDPALAFSPDECNCQLKIYRSVDDFVDAEGSRWPEFTLYNQQAQRWTQNQIIVVQQSGTATYFEHFWTTLQAPDFNFRAYPFDTQDFFIRIDSLYPEELYVYEPWPEKTTIGTQLGEEEWYITASETNISTVEITTRNSRYSFYFEAARHLTFYVLRILVPILIIILLTYVTFLLKDYGKRAEIASANLLLFIAFNFTIAGSLPHLGYLTFLDAVLVATFVITGITVAYNLYLRWLATERQKEIADRIDRVMVWLYPAAYIAALVLASLLL from the coding sequence ATGAGTGCCGAGACCGGTTGGCCGGTGGGGGGACTGGGAGACCGGGCCCATACAGTATGGAGGGTGCTCTTTCTTGCTCTCCTTCTCGCGGCACTGGCAGGCACGGTCACCGCCGAGGACGATGCCATAGTCCAGGATCTTGCCGGACGCATCGAGCCCGGCCAGGCAATCGTCTACGATCTTGACCTGCAGGAGGGCTGGACCCTGTACGCCTATGCAAAGGGTTCCTCAGGAAACCTGGACCCGTTCCTCGCCGTCGCCCGCCCGGACCTCAACGCGAGCCGGGTACGTACCGAGTTTGCAACCGACGTGACCCGCTCCCTGGCAGCGGGGCAGGACCCGTTCGAGGCGATCCCGGAGATCGCCGGCAGGTACTTCCTCGCCTGGAACGACGATACGAACGGCACGTATGATTCCGCCCTGCAGTACCGCGTTCCCGCCGACGGCGACTATCTCCTGATCGTCATCGGTTCTCCGGCAAAACGCGGGCAGACCTTCGGGGACTACCGCCTTCTGGTCGGGATCGACGCGCCGCAGGTGCTGACCGGCCAGGCCGAGCCGACCGGAGCCGCCGTCGCGGTCCTGAATTCCTCCGCTTCAAGGCCGCGTGTCGGTGTCCGGGAGGTGACGGGGAATCTCTCTGTCAATAGCTCATCGACCTTCTACACCCTCGGCGGGGTAGAGGCGAACGACACGTTCTATGCCTTCATCGAAGCGACATCCGGGGACCTGGTCCCGGCGATGATCCTCCGGGATTACGGCGGCAAACCCCTCGCAGCAGCGGCTTCCGTACCGGGGACGAGGAGTGCCGTGCTCCAGTACACGTTCTCCGGCGCCAGCAGCAACAACCGGCTGGAGGTGCTTGCAAGCCCGCTGAACGGGGCCAACACGACGGGAGACTTCCGTCTGCTCGCCGGCTTAAACGCCCCCGGCGTGCTGGCGGGTACCGAACCGCCGGGGGGAGTCGCCGTCCTGCGGGAACCCATTCGGGTCAAAGTCGGCATCGAACTGGAGCAGATCACCAATGTGGACCAGGTCGGCGAGAACTTTGCCGTAGTGGCCAATATCTGGATGGAGTGGAACGATCCCGCTCTGGCGTTCAGTCCGGACGAATGCAACTGCCAACTCAAGATCTATCGGAGCGTCGATGATTTCGTCGATGCCGAGGGCTCACGGTGGCCGGAGTTCACGCTCTACAACCAGCAGGCGCAGCGCTGGACGCAGAACCAGATCATTGTGGTGCAGCAGAGCGGCACCGCCACCTACTTCGAACACTTCTGGACGACCCTGCAGGCGCCGGACTTCAACTTCAGGGCTTACCCGTTCGATACCCAGGACTTCTTCATCCGCATCGACTCGCTCTACCCCGAAGAACTCTACGTCTACGAACCCTGGCCGGAGAAGACCACCATAGGCACCCAGCTCGGGGAGGAGGAGTGGTACATCACCGCAAGCGAGACCAACATCAGCACGGTCGAGATCACGACCCGGAACTCGCGCTACTCCTTCTACTTCGAGGCGGCCCGCCACCTGACCTTCTACGTCCTTCGTATCCTGGTACCGATCCTGATCATCATTCTCCTGACCTACGTTACGTTCCTTCTCAAAGACTACGGCAAACGGGCCGAGATTGCCAGCGCCAACCTGCTCCTCTTCATCGCGTTCAACTTCACCATCGCCGGAAGCCTGCCGCATCTTGGCTACCTCACGTTCCTCGATGCCGTCCTGGTCGCCACTTTCGTGATCACCGGCATCACGGTCGCCTACAATCTCTACCTGAGGTGGCTGGCGACGGAGAGGCAGAAGGAGATCGCGGATCGTATCGACCGGGTGATGGTCTGGCTCTACCCGGCCGCATACATCGCCGCGCTCGTTCTTGCCTCATTGCTGTTATGA
- a CDS encoding DUF1269 domain-containing protein, producing the protein MAEVMYGPMQLLVIGFKNPDFHGQIRQAFGSAMKAGVIRLIDLRFVWKDADGNVEGMEATQLSDEERQRFGSVVGALIGLGAAGEEGAREGAEAGATAAARRTFGMTEDDLRSIADTIPNDSAAAIFLIEHLWAKELKQALRDANGYVISQGLVTPEALVLAGAALDKALETAASGEQKEPMAAPAR; encoded by the coding sequence ATGGCTGAAGTGATGTATGGGCCGATGCAGCTCCTGGTCATCGGATTCAAGAACCCTGACTTCCACGGCCAGATCCGGCAGGCGTTCGGGTCAGCTATGAAAGCGGGTGTCATCAGACTGATTGATCTCCGGTTCGTCTGGAAGGATGCGGACGGAAACGTCGAGGGTATGGAGGCCACACAGCTCAGTGATGAGGAGCGGCAGCGTTTCGGCTCCGTCGTCGGCGCGCTCATCGGCCTTGGCGCCGCCGGTGAGGAAGGGGCACGGGAAGGTGCGGAAGCCGGCGCTACGGCGGCCGCCCGGCGGACCTTCGGTATGACCGAGGATGATCTCCGCTCAATTGCGGATACTATCCCGAACGACAGCGCTGCCGCGATCTTCCTCATCGAGCACCTCTGGGCGAAGGAACTCAAGCAGGCGCTCCGCGATGCCAACGGCTATGTTATCTCACAGGGCCTGGTCACGCCGGAAGCCCTCGTGCTCGCCGGCGCGGCGCTTGATAAAGCGCTCGAGACTGCGGCATCGGGAGAGCAGAAAGAACCGATGGCGGCGCCGGCACGCTGA
- a CDS encoding MGH1-like glycoside hydrolase domain-containing protein translates to MLPDDVTPATEEGERLRQVYREGVPWRRWGPYLSERQWGTVREDYSDDGNAWAYFPHDHARSRAYLWGEDGIAGISDDSQYLCFALALWNGADPILKERLFGLTNAEGNHGEDVKEYYYYLDNTPTHAYMKYLYKYPQAAFPYKDLIETNRSRTRDEPEYELIDTGIFDDDRYFDVFIEYAKASTDDILIRITVHNRGPEEAILHLLPTLWFRNTWWIERGTRKPILAQVEGPPGTSVIHAAHPALGDRYLHCEGAPELLFTENETNTERLFGRPNTSPFVKDGINNYVVEGRTDAVNPGRTGTKSSAYYTMTIPPGESRAIRLRLNETPPASGEDLFGERFEEIFCTRAKEADAFYDNITPPSVSPDAANVMRQALAGMLWTKQYYFYDLDRWLRQHGSNMAQGSQRAIRNSQWFHMYNADIISMPDKWEYPWYAAWDLAFHAVALAMVDPEFAKEQLELMLRERYLHPNGQIPAYEWNFGDVNPPVHAWAALFVYRVEEEVFGVSDVRFLEKVFQKLLMNFTWWVNRKDRYGQNVFEGGFLGLDNIGVFDRSATIPSGGYLEQSDGTAWMAFYCQNMLEIAITLASHDPVYAELAIKFYEHFLWIASAMNRMGENQEGMWDEWDGFFYDLLHLPDGSATRLRVRTIVGLLALCSSTVLSLELFKGASVFLERARWFTQKHPLLTANITSPGRPGFRGRRLFSLVNEERLRRILARMLDEKEFLSDYGIRSISRVHAEEPYTFVLDGQEFRVEYEPAESNTEMFGGNSNWRGPIWFPMNILIIRSLLNLYAFYGNSFTIECPTGSGRWMNLYEVSEEIKNRLERIFLRGEDGRRPVFGQVAKFQEDPHWRDYILFYEYFHGDNGAGLGASHQTGWTGLIARLIQGYAYLRPEQILTPAARQLTYRRRAASPPPPVASVPR, encoded by the coding sequence ATGTTGCCCGATGATGTTACCCCCGCGACGGAGGAAGGGGAACGGCTCCGGCAGGTCTACAGGGAGGGCGTGCCCTGGCGCCGGTGGGGCCCCTACCTGAGCGAACGGCAGTGGGGGACGGTGAGAGAGGACTACAGCGACGACGGCAATGCCTGGGCGTACTTCCCCCACGACCACGCACGCTCCCGCGCCTACCTCTGGGGGGAGGACGGGATTGCCGGTATCTCGGACGATTCACAGTATCTGTGTTTTGCCCTTGCCCTCTGGAACGGTGCCGACCCCATCCTCAAGGAGCGGCTCTTCGGTCTGACCAACGCCGAGGGGAACCACGGGGAGGACGTGAAGGAGTACTACTACTACCTCGACAACACCCCGACCCACGCCTACATGAAGTACCTCTACAAGTACCCGCAGGCGGCGTTCCCCTACAAAGACCTTATAGAGACGAACCGAAGCCGCACCCGGGATGAGCCGGAGTACGAACTGATCGATACCGGCATATTCGACGACGACCGCTACTTCGACGTCTTTATCGAGTACGCGAAGGCCTCCACTGACGACATCCTGATCAGGATCACCGTGCATAACCGCGGACCCGAGGAGGCAATCCTGCACCTGCTGCCCACCCTCTGGTTCCGCAACACCTGGTGGATCGAGCGGGGCACGAGGAAGCCCATTCTAGCGCAGGTGGAAGGCCCTCCCGGCACGAGCGTCATCCACGCCGCTCACCCGGCTCTCGGGGACCGGTACCTCCACTGCGAGGGCGCCCCGGAACTCCTCTTCACCGAGAACGAGACGAACACGGAGCGCCTCTTCGGGAGACCGAACACCTCGCCGTTCGTCAAAGACGGCATCAACAACTACGTCGTCGAAGGGCGGACCGATGCTGTGAACCCCGGCCGGACCGGGACGAAGTCTTCGGCATACTACACGATGACCATCCCGCCCGGCGAGAGCCGGGCAATCCGGCTGCGGCTGAACGAGACTCCACCTGCGTCTGGGGAGGACTTGTTTGGGGAGAGGTTTGAGGAGATCTTTTGCACGCGGGCAAAGGAGGCTGACGCGTTCTACGACAACATCACCCCCCCGTCGGTCAGCCCCGATGCGGCGAACGTGATGCGTCAGGCACTCGCCGGCATGCTCTGGACGAAGCAGTACTACTTCTACGACCTGGACCGCTGGCTCCGCCAGCACGGGTCCAACATGGCTCAGGGCAGCCAGCGGGCCATCCGCAACAGCCAGTGGTTCCACATGTACAACGCGGACATCATATCCATGCCCGACAAGTGGGAGTATCCCTGGTATGCGGCCTGGGACCTCGCGTTCCATGCCGTTGCCCTTGCCATGGTGGACCCGGAGTTTGCCAAAGAGCAGCTGGAACTGATGCTGCGCGAGCGCTACCTCCACCCGAACGGCCAGATCCCGGCCTATGAGTGGAACTTTGGCGACGTCAATCCCCCGGTACATGCCTGGGCAGCCCTCTTTGTCTACCGTGTCGAGGAGGAGGTCTTCGGCGTGAGCGATGTCCGGTTCCTCGAGAAGGTGTTTCAGAAACTGCTGATGAATTTTACCTGGTGGGTGAACCGGAAAGACCGCTACGGTCAGAACGTCTTTGAAGGAGGGTTTCTTGGGCTCGACAACATCGGCGTCTTCGACCGCAGCGCAACGATCCCGTCGGGAGGATACCTGGAGCAGTCCGACGGGACGGCGTGGATGGCGTTCTACTGCCAGAACATGCTCGAGATCGCTATAACTCTTGCCTCTCACGATCCGGTCTACGCGGAACTCGCCATCAAGTTCTACGAGCACTTCCTCTGGATTGCGTCTGCGATGAACCGAATGGGCGAGAACCAGGAGGGGATGTGGGATGAGTGGGACGGGTTCTTCTACGACCTCCTGCACCTGCCGGACGGGAGTGCGACGCGTCTGCGGGTCCGAACCATCGTCGGGCTCCTCGCTCTCTGCTCGAGCACCGTCCTCTCCCTGGAACTCTTCAAAGGGGCGTCAGTATTCCTCGAACGCGCACGCTGGTTCACCCAAAAACACCCGCTGCTCACCGCCAATATCACGTCGCCCGGCCGGCCCGGGTTCCGCGGCCGCCGCCTTTTCTCCCTGGTAAACGAAGAGAGGTTGCGCCGGATCCTCGCAAGGATGCTCGATGAGAAGGAGTTCCTGAGCGATTACGGCATCCGCTCCATCTCCCGCGTCCATGCTGAGGAGCCCTACACCTTCGTCCTGGACGGGCAGGAGTTCAGGGTCGAGTACGAACCGGCGGAGTCCAATACGGAGATGTTCGGCGGAAACTCGAACTGGCGGGGGCCGATCTGGTTCCCGATGAACATACTGATCATCCGGAGCCTGCTCAACCTCTATGCGTTCTACGGGAACAGTTTCACCATCGAGTGCCCTACCGGTTCCGGCCGGTGGATGAACCTCTACGAGGTGAGCGAGGAGATCAAGAACCGGCTCGAGCGCATCTTCCTCCGCGGCGAGGACGGCCGGCGCCCGGTCTTCGGGCAGGTGGCGAAGTTCCAGGAAGACCCGCACTGGCGCGACTACATCCTCTTCTACGAGTACTTCCACGGCGATAACGGCGCAGGGCTGGGGGCGAGCCACCAGACCGGATGGACCGGCCTCATCGCACGGCTCATCCAGGGATATGCGTATCTAAGGCCGGAACAGATCCTGACACCGGCGGCAAGGCAGCTCACTTACAGGAGAAGAGCGGCTTCCCCGCCTCCTCCGGTGGCGTCGGTCCCCCGTTGA
- a CDS encoding DUF308 domain-containing protein, whose product MNSLVLGVLAVTLPEWLVDLLVILFAVIVFMAGAFLVLDAWGLRNAARLMEAGSFV is encoded by the coding sequence GTGAATTCGCTGGTCCTCGGGGTTCTCGCCGTGACCCTGCCGGAGTGGCTGGTCGATCTCCTCGTCATCCTGTTCGCCGTGATCGTGTTCATGGCAGGCGCGTTTCTGGTTCTGGACGCGTGGGGGTTGAGGAATGCCGCCCGGCTGATGGAAGCGGGCAGTTTTGTTTGA
- a CDS encoding MarR family winged helix-turn-helix transcriptional regulator: MEQTVVEKFLNEVPYEARAAVTELNSDLRWAVYIALVLEGRKYFSEIKEMFKANPNSIGPVLKGLVDGGLVARKIAKLEDFADKRKVFYEPTELGLRLFRVLNDVAIPGGRAPRGSRVGVEAGSAAGTGTKRDTGVRGNYVGQPGITSRSVAEPGIPWRCIGRPGITASRMGLVVGRSREATKGIRNRTLRRRAE; this comes from the coding sequence ATGGAGCAGACAGTCGTTGAAAAATTCCTGAACGAAGTCCCCTACGAAGCCCGGGCTGCCGTGACGGAACTGAATAGCGATCTCCGGTGGGCCGTGTATATTGCCCTGGTGCTCGAGGGCAGGAAGTACTTCAGCGAGATCAAAGAGATGTTCAAGGCAAACCCGAACAGTATCGGCCCTGTTCTGAAAGGTCTTGTCGACGGCGGGCTTGTGGCAAGGAAGATCGCTAAACTCGAGGACTTTGCCGATAAGCGGAAGGTCTTCTACGAGCCGACCGAGCTGGGGCTCCGGCTATTTCGGGTTCTGAACGATGTCGCCATTCCGGGGGGACGGGCGCCCCGGGGGTCGCGTGTCGGGGTGGAGGCAGGATCGGCTGCCGGCACAGGGACGAAACGGGATACGGGAGTCCGGGGAAACTACGTTGGGCAACCGGGGATAACATCACGAAGTGTTGCGGAGCCGGGAATTCCGTGGAGATGCATTGGGCGACCAGGGATAACGGCATCGAGGATGGGTTTGGTAGTGGGTAGATCCCGGGAAGCAACGAAGGGGATCCGGAACAGGACGCTAAGAAGAAGAGCAGAGTAA
- a CDS encoding PIN domain-containing protein: MLIDLIRHEPEAMKALEAMEPEGLPLATTAINILERYRGACLSTSVRMNPREVKAIIQTPKTRYQKGLSQSG; this comes from the coding sequence GTGCTCATCGACCTGATCCGGCACGAACCAGAGGCGATGAAAGCGCTCGAGGCAATGGAGCCGGAAGGGTTGCCCCTTGCCACCACGGCGATCAACATCCTCGAACGCTATCGCGGGGCCTGCCTCTCGACATCGGTGCGGATGAATCCCCGGGAAGTCAAAGCAATCATCCAGACGCCGAAGACCCGGTACCAAAAGGGCTTAAGTCAATCCGGCTGA
- a CDS encoding antitoxin VapB family protein: MGNRTNCISDEAYERLLQLKGTSKMSFSEVILKYTPPKKKLSEVLKEFGPNPELADSIEKASREMRKASCSST; the protein is encoded by the coding sequence GTGGGAAACAGGACGAACTGCATCAGCGATGAGGCATACGAGAGGCTCCTGCAGTTAAAAGGCACCTCGAAGATGAGTTTTTCCGAGGTGATCCTGAAGTATACCCCACCAAAGAAGAAACTCTCCGAGGTCCTCAAGGAGTTCGGGCCGAACCCCGAGCTGGCCGACTCGATCGAGAAAGCGTCACGCGAGATGAGGAAAGCTTCGTGCTCATCGACCTGA
- the ilvE gene encoding branched-chain-amino-acid transaminase translates to MIIYLDGKYVPEEEAKVSVFDHGLLYGDGVFEGIRAYSGRIFRLDEHLARLYDSAKTIDLAVPLTKEEMAEVIKETLRRNNLKDAYIRPIVTRGKGDLGLDPRKCPKPTVIVIAVTWGAMYGDLYEKGLRAVCVSVRRTPPESMPPNVKSLNYLNNILAKIEANYRGVDEAIFFDTKGHIAEGSGDNIFLVKNGVLLTPPTLNNLRGVTRNAVLEIATSMGLTIIERNLGYFDLYTADEVFVTGTAAEVGPIREIDGRVIGNGKPGPITRQLMAAYKALTQKEGTPIYE, encoded by the coding sequence ATGATCATTTACCTTGACGGCAAATACGTCCCGGAGGAGGAGGCGAAGGTCTCGGTCTTTGACCACGGGCTCCTCTACGGCGACGGCGTTTTTGAGGGGATACGCGCCTACAGCGGAAGGATCTTCCGTCTTGACGAGCATCTCGCACGGCTCTACGACTCAGCAAAGACGATCGATCTCGCCGTCCCGCTCACAAAGGAGGAGATGGCCGAGGTCATCAAGGAGACGCTCCGGCGGAACAACCTAAAAGACGCCTACATCCGCCCGATCGTGACCCGCGGCAAGGGCGATCTCGGTCTTGACCCCCGGAAATGCCCAAAGCCAACCGTCATCGTCATCGCCGTCACCTGGGGTGCAATGTACGGCGACCTCTACGAGAAGGGCCTGCGGGCCGTCTGCGTCTCGGTCCGGCGCACTCCCCCGGAGTCGATGCCGCCGAACGTCAAGAGCCTCAACTACCTAAATAACATCCTCGCAAAGATAGAGGCGAACTACCGCGGCGTCGACGAGGCGATCTTCTTCGACACCAAGGGCCACATTGCCGAGGGCTCGGGGGACAACATATTCCTGGTCAAGAACGGCGTCCTCCTCACCCCGCCGACCTTGAACAACCTGCGCGGCGTCACCCGTAATGCCGTGCTGGAGATCGCTACGTCGATGGGGCTTACCATCATCGAGCGCAACCTCGGCTACTTCGACCTCTATACGGCCGACGAGGTCTTCGTCACGGGGACCGCGGCCGAGGTCGGCCCGATCCGCGAGATCGACGGCCGGGTCATCGGGAACGGCAAGCCCGGTCCGATCACCCGCCAGCTGATGGCGGCCTACAAAGCCCTCACCCAGAAGGAAGGAACCCCGATCTACGAGTGA
- the cfbB gene encoding Ni-sirohydrochlorin a,c-diamide synthase, protein MKSFLIAGDRSGSGKTSITLALSALLSADRTVQTFKVGMDYIDPSYLTGVTGRPCRNLDGYVMSPDEVRAVFAYGCRGADIAVVEGVRGLFEGAEALTDLGSTAAIAKQLDLPVILVINARSITRSAAAIVKGFLAFDPEVDIRGVILNNVTGTRHQEKAVRAIEHYCGIPVVGTIPRGEEMELAMRHLGLVPYLEGQGHEEFHARIEAVKRMIGEHVDLEALLGLARDVTPVPDGDDLYPIPRDPDVRIGVALDEAFNFYYADLFDLLAAFGAEVVPFSPIHDTLPDADGYIFGGGYPELYGPELEANTTMREEVREVSRNGTPIYAECGGLIYLTDRVVLAPGFMNAETERTYDLAGVFAGETRMPARRMLGYVVGTSAAESPVGEAAFKGHEFHYSSVDLAPGTRYAYQLSRGSGIRDGLDGAVRDRTIGSYTHLHPVTSRKMLAHFVDCCRE, encoded by the coding sequence ATGAAGTCCTTTCTTATCGCCGGCGACCGCTCGGGGAGCGGGAAGACAAGCATCACGCTCGCGCTCTCGGCCCTCCTCTCGGCCGACCGGACCGTCCAGACCTTCAAGGTCGGGATGGATTACATCGACCCCTCCTACCTTACCGGGGTGACGGGCCGGCCCTGCCGGAACCTGGACGGCTACGTCATGAGCCCGGACGAGGTCCGGGCGGTCTTTGCCTACGGGTGCCGGGGAGCGGATATCGCCGTCGTCGAGGGGGTGCGGGGGCTCTTTGAGGGCGCAGAGGCGCTCACGGACCTCGGGAGCACCGCCGCCATTGCAAAGCAGCTCGATCTCCCAGTCATTCTGGTCATCAACGCCCGGAGCATCACCCGGAGCGCGGCGGCGATCGTGAAGGGGTTTCTGGCCTTCGACCCGGAGGTCGATATCCGGGGGGTGATCTTGAACAACGTCACCGGGACCCGCCATCAGGAGAAGGCAGTCAGAGCGATCGAGCACTACTGCGGCATACCGGTCGTCGGCACTATCCCCCGGGGGGAGGAGATGGAACTTGCGATGCGCCACCTGGGCCTTGTGCCCTACCTTGAGGGGCAGGGGCACGAGGAGTTCCATGCCCGGATCGAGGCGGTGAAACGGATGATCGGCGAACACGTCGACCTAGAGGCGCTCCTTGGACTCGCCCGGGACGTTACGCCGGTCCCGGATGGGGACGATCTGTATCCGATACCCCGCGACCCGGACGTCCGGATCGGCGTCGCGCTCGATGAGGCCTTCAACTTCTACTACGCCGACCTCTTTGACCTGCTTGCAGCGTTCGGTGCAGAGGTGGTCCCGTTCTCCCCGATCCATGACACGCTGCCGGATGCCGACGGCTACATCTTCGGCGGCGGCTACCCGGAACTCTATGGCCCGGAGCTCGAGGCGAACACCACGATGCGGGAGGAGGTCCGCGAGGTCTCACGGAACGGGACGCCGATCTACGCGGAGTGCGGAGGGCTCATCTACCTCACCGACCGGGTGGTCCTTGCTCCGGGGTTCATGAACGCCGAAACGGAGAGGACGTACGACCTCGCCGGGGTCTTTGCCGGGGAGACCCGGATGCCGGCCCGCCGGATGCTCGGCTACGTCGTGGGGACGAGCGCGGCCGAGAGCCCCGTGGGCGAGGCGGCGTTCAAGGGCCACGAGTTTCACTACAGCAGCGTCGACCTCGCACCGGGAACCCGCTACGCCTACCAGCTCTCCCGGGGGAGCGGGATCCGCGACGGGCTCGATGGTGCGGTCCGGGACCGGACTATCGGGAGTTACACCCACCTCCACCCGGTGACGAGCCGAAAGATGCTCGCGCATTTTGTGGACTGCTGCCGGGAATGA
- the cfbD gene encoding Ni-sirohydrochlorin a,c-diamide reductive cyclase catalytic subunit, whose translation MDYIQPRPSSIVAALYTARDLGVDVAVLHGPSGCSFKHARLLEEDGMRVLTTSLADNEFIFGGHDPLVRVLRYAEEAFHPRRMAVVGTCVAMIIGEDLQSAVQDAKIETPTIAVDIHAGFRENIEGVLAALEPAADAGWISAEELERQRYLLAKANEVERLRGAASRTYIEPSRGDLKHVAARRLVELADSGATGVAVMNAKKETAYMFADELVALHEVCPDAAVTYLANLEDRGLPKVRDDAARILAGMREMGVDPELLGALDEYGANGPAIGERIRELDPDFALLVGVPHAVPPEYTRGIEVFSITNGPRQVEPLREMGHRHVMVEIDLHPKTLGVREIVESEFGAVLRSMR comes from the coding sequence ATGGACTACATTCAACCAAGACCGAGTTCAATCGTCGCGGCGCTCTATACCGCCCGCGACCTGGGGGTGGACGTGGCGGTCCTCCACGGCCCGTCGGGCTGCTCGTTCAAGCACGCCCGGCTCCTCGAGGAGGACGGCATGCGGGTCCTGACGACGTCGCTTGCCGATAACGAGTTCATCTTCGGCGGGCACGACCCGCTTGTGCGGGTGCTCCGCTACGCCGAGGAGGCGTTTCACCCCCGGCGGATGGCGGTCGTCGGGACGTGTGTTGCGATGATCATCGGCGAAGACCTCCAGTCGGCGGTCCAGGACGCTAAAATTGAGACCCCGACGATCGCCGTCGATATCCATGCAGGGTTTCGGGAGAACATCGAGGGCGTTCTTGCGGCACTCGAGCCTGCGGCTGACGCAGGCTGGATCAGCGCCGAGGAACTGGAGCGGCAGCGGTATCTCCTTGCAAAAGCAAACGAGGTCGAGCGGCTGCGGGGAGCGGCCTCCAGGACCTACATCGAGCCTTCCCGCGGCGACCTCAAGCACGTCGCGGCGAGAAGGCTTGTCGAGCTCGCAGACTCCGGCGCCACCGGGGTCGCGGTGATGAACGCGAAGAAAGAGACCGCGTATATGTTTGCCGACGAACTCGTTGCGCTCCACGAGGTCTGCCCGGACGCCGCGGTCACGTATCTGGCAAACCTCGAGGACAGGGGGCTCCCGAAGGTCCGGGATGACGCCGCCCGGATCCTTGCCGGGATGCGGGAGATGGGGGTTGACCCGGAACTGCTTGGTGCGCTCGATGAGTACGGGGCGAACGGGCCCGCGATCGGGGAGCGGATCCGCGAGCTCGATCCCGACTTCGCCCTCCTCGTCGGGGTCCCGCACGCCGTTCCACCGGAGTACACCCGCGGGATCGAGGTCTTCTCGATCACGAACGGCCCCCGGCAGGTGGAGCCGCTCCGGGAGATGGGCCACCGGCACGTGATGGTCGAGATCGACTTACACCCTAAAACCCTCGGTGTCCGCGAGATCGTCGAGAGTGAGTTCGGGGCAGTCCTTCGGAGTATGCGATGA